One window of the Cryptomeria japonica chromosome 7, Sugi_1.0, whole genome shotgun sequence genome contains the following:
- the LOC131064471 gene encoding short-chain dehydrogenase reductase 2a-like, producing the protein MTSKKSHYMNTILEDKIAIITGGASGIGAASARLFANHGAKVIIADFADEKGHKLAESLSPHTTFIQCNVSNEQDVSAVVDLAMEKHGRLDIMFNNAGVTDRQTGTVADYGMDQFDKAMNVNARGAMHGIKHAARVMIPNRKGSIINTSSVSGMVGGMGPYGYTVSKHAIIGVTKNGAAELGKYGIRVNCISPAALATELVMNYLGKDSSEEEIAKVDAVAHSIANLKGTVLKAEDIAYAALYLASEESKYVSGHNLVVDGGIAVVNHNWGLYK; encoded by the exons ATGACCTCCAAGAAGTCCCACTACATGAACACCAT acTGGAAGACAAGATCGCAATAATCACAGGAGGAGCATCAGGTATCGGCGCAGCCAGTGCTCGCCTGTTTGCAAATCATGGAGCCAAAGTCATCATCGCTGACTTTGCAGACGAAAAAGGTCACAAACTTGCGGAATCCCTTTCGCCACATACGACCTTCATCCAATGTAATGTAAGCAATGAGCAAGACGTGAGCGCAGTAGTTGATTTGGCTATGGAAAAACACGGACGGCTCGACATTATGTTCAACAACGCAGGAGTCACTGACAGACAGACAGGTACCGTTGCAGATTACGGGATGGACCAATTTGACAAAGCCATGAATGTAAACGCAAGAGGTGCAATGCACGGCATTAAGCACGCAGCCCGCGTTATGATCCCAAACAGAAAAGGCAGCATTATTAATACATCGAGTGTTTCTGGTATGGTGGGAGGCATGGGGCCTTATGGATACACAGTTTCTAAGCATGCAATTATAGGTGTGACTAAGAACGGTGCAGCTGAGTTGGGGAAATATGGCATCAGAGTCAACTGTATTTCTCCTGCTGCGCTCGCCACTGAATTGGTAATGAATTATTTGGGAAAGGATTCTTCAGAAGAAGAAATTGCCAAAGTTGATGCTGTAGCTCACAGCATAGCCAACTTGAAGGGAACAGTTCTGAAAGCAGAGGATATTGCATATGCGGCATTGTATTTGGCCAGTGAGGAGTCTAAGTATGTAAGTGGTCATAATCTTGTTGTGGACGGGGGAATCGCAGTTGTAAACCACAATTGGGGACTATACAAGTGA